One part of the Sporosarcina ureae genome encodes these proteins:
- a CDS encoding VLRF1 family aeRF1-type release factor, whose translation MNISEELKKLKAFRCDDRCVLSVYLNTNPADPEQQQAAWRIHLKSGLKRLDEYLVASGNEKELSSFRSLKDKVMKEIEDKQNDLAKGAIIFAAANPEIWSVHYVQVAVKTSFHWEERAMTDELEYMLKAYPEAGIILPSYSDVRILDTAMGRVHDEKVYEFDSGLDVWKEQKGVKSSIQRGVGGHTDGFDHRLKENLDRFYKDMGSVVGNMKKKRGWKEVHVAGEAELAKSFASILSEKPQSCIHKNFGKANNNHVIQKIFESR comes from the coding sequence ATGAACATTAGCGAAGAGTTAAAAAAGTTGAAGGCGTTTCGCTGTGATGACCGTTGTGTGCTATCAGTATACTTGAACACGAATCCTGCAGATCCTGAACAACAGCAAGCTGCATGGAGAATTCATTTGAAGTCCGGATTAAAGAGGCTTGATGAATACCTCGTGGCGTCAGGAAATGAAAAGGAATTATCTTCATTTCGTTCATTGAAAGATAAAGTCATGAAGGAAATTGAAGATAAACAAAATGATTTGGCAAAAGGGGCAATCATTTTCGCTGCTGCAAATCCTGAAATTTGGTCAGTACATTATGTCCAAGTAGCGGTGAAAACAAGCTTTCACTGGGAAGAACGAGCAATGACTGATGAATTGGAGTATATGTTAAAAGCATATCCAGAAGCGGGAATTATACTCCCAAGTTACAGCGATGTTCGGATTTTAGATACGGCAATGGGGAGAGTCCATGATGAAAAGGTCTATGAATTCGATTCGGGTCTTGATGTCTGGAAAGAACAAAAAGGGGTTAAGTCTTCCATACAGCGGGGAGTAGGAGGACATACAGACGGTTTTGACCATCGATTGAAAGAGAACTTAGATCGTTTTTATAAGGATATGGGCTCTGTGGTAGGGAATATGAAAAAGAAGCGCGGCTGGAAAGAAGTGCATGTGGCAGGGGAAGCGGAATTGGCCAAAAGCTTCGCGTCTATTTTGAGTGAAAAGCCACAAAGCTGTATTCATAAAAACTTCGGTAAAGCAAATAACAATCACGTCATCCAAAAAATCTTCGAATCCCGATAA
- a CDS encoding Na+/H+ antiporter NhaC family protein — MDHMGILSLLPPLVAVILAIISKNVIIALFSGVFIGVLLLVGGNPLTATTSTIGDYLFPQLTDGYNAAVLVLLFFIGGFVALMEKSGGGAALATSSAKFFTTRARAQLGAWFGGIIIFFSDLGTPLIVGPVFEKIFDKAKISREKLAWIIDSTSSPVAVLIPFIGWGVYIMGLIRAEFDNLNIADSEFSTLVAVIPFQFYAILAVLLVPVIALTKLDFGPMGKAERRVRETGQLYWPESKPLRKPEITDEYTTESRAILVWLPLLVLFVTLFGLLVSFGFPFEPVPGGDFRVSLSTAYLFAAITIVVLMLIFKIKKFGETVDIYTMGMQKMVYVATTLVLAWALGQVIGEMGTANYIVEVMQGNVPAFIIPAILFVVGAIMAIASGTSWGTFAIMLPIAIPMAVALDAHMLVCIGAVLSGGIFGDHCSPISDTTILSSTGAGADHIDHVKTQFPYALLNAVAAFIGFIVAGITGSVYTIFLSIAIIIVVALVLSKRQAKSITN; from the coding sequence ATGGATCATATGGGAATACTCTCGCTTTTACCGCCACTAGTCGCGGTCATCTTAGCGATCATCTCGAAGAACGTCATCATTGCTTTATTCTCAGGGGTCTTTATTGGTGTGCTTCTTCTAGTTGGGGGTAATCCGCTAACTGCTACTACATCTACAATAGGAGATTACTTATTCCCGCAACTTACAGACGGTTATAATGCAGCCGTACTAGTTCTTCTGTTCTTTATCGGCGGATTTGTCGCCCTGATGGAAAAGTCAGGTGGCGGTGCAGCACTTGCAACTTCTTCGGCAAAGTTTTTTACTACTAGGGCTAGAGCACAACTTGGCGCTTGGTTCGGTGGAATAATTATTTTCTTTTCGGACTTAGGAACTCCATTAATTGTTGGGCCGGTTTTTGAAAAGATCTTTGATAAAGCAAAGATATCTCGTGAAAAACTTGCATGGATTATCGATTCTACTTCTTCACCAGTTGCGGTATTAATTCCGTTCATTGGGTGGGGCGTGTATATTATGGGATTAATCCGTGCGGAATTTGATAATTTAAATATTGCAGATTCTGAGTTCAGTACGCTAGTTGCAGTAATTCCGTTTCAATTTTATGCTATATTAGCCGTTCTTTTAGTTCCAGTCATTGCGTTGACGAAACTAGATTTTGGGCCAATGGGGAAAGCTGAGCGTCGTGTACGTGAGACAGGTCAGCTATACTGGCCAGAATCTAAGCCGTTACGTAAACCCGAAATTACAGATGAATATACAACTGAAAGCCGTGCCATCTTAGTATGGTTACCATTGCTTGTATTGTTTGTAACATTATTTGGTTTACTTGTTTCTTTCGGATTTCCTTTTGAGCCGGTTCCAGGGGGAGATTTCCGAGTATCACTTAGCACGGCCTACTTATTTGCAGCAATCACCATTGTAGTACTGATGCTGATTTTCAAAATTAAGAAGTTTGGTGAAACTGTTGATATTTACACGATGGGCATGCAGAAAATGGTGTATGTAGCGACAACACTTGTGTTAGCGTGGGCGCTTGGTCAAGTCATCGGTGAAATGGGAACTGCGAATTATATCGTAGAAGTGATGCAAGGAAACGTTCCAGCATTCATCATACCGGCCATATTATTTGTTGTAGGTGCAATCATGGCGATAGCATCTGGTACGTCTTGGGGAACGTTCGCTATTATGCTTCCGATTGCTATCCCAATGGCAGTAGCACTGGATGCGCATATGCTTGTTTGTATTGGAGCTGTGTTGTCAGGTGGGATTTTTGGAGATCATTGTTCACCGATTTCCGATACGACCATTTTATCCTCCACAGGTGCTGGCGCGGATCATATTGATCACGTAAAAACGCAATTTCCTTATGCATTATTAAATGCAGTTGCTGCATTCATCGGATTTATAGTAGCGGGCATAACAGGCAGTGTATATACGATATTCTTGTCTATCGCAATCATTATTGTTGTGGCTCTCGTACTATCCAAAAGACAAGCCAAAAGCATAACTAACTAA
- a CDS encoding esterase/lipase family protein has product MEEQVLLLHGFNKTSRDMQTLSSHLEHYGFHCRSLDLPLTRHEFDHSFFLVEKTLFDMALQRESPIHLVGHSTGGLLIRKVLQETDWIDSIGRCVQIATPNRGSQLAHVASKINGYTEYYKTLQSLNAVYIEQMNLPDISPVSIGAIAGNRNHLWLGKLLSGENDGRIELNSVHYPGLSDFITLPYGHKEIHHQKEVAELTARFLKIGQF; this is encoded by the coding sequence ATGGAAGAACAAGTTCTTTTACTTCATGGTTTTAATAAAACTTCCCGGGACATGCAGACGTTGTCCAGCCATTTGGAACACTATGGCTTTCATTGTCGGTCACTCGATTTACCGTTAACCCGTCATGAATTCGATCATTCTTTTTTTCTTGTGGAAAAAACTTTATTCGATATGGCTTTACAGAGAGAATCGCCTATTCATCTGGTTGGACATAGTACGGGTGGTTTACTAATTCGAAAAGTATTGCAGGAAACCGATTGGATTGATTCAATTGGTCGCTGTGTACAAATTGCTACGCCGAACCGAGGAAGTCAGCTTGCACACGTTGCGAGTAAAATCAATGGCTATACCGAATACTATAAGACGCTGCAGTCCCTAAATGCAGTGTATATTGAGCAGATGAACCTACCAGATATCAGTCCTGTTTCGATTGGTGCAATCGCAGGAAACCGAAATCATTTATGGCTCGGAAAATTACTGTCAGGTGAAAATGACGGAAGAATAGAGCTGAATTCAGTACATTATCCAGGGTTATCTGATTTCATTACGTTGCCTTATGGTCATAAAGAAATCCATCATCAGAAAGAAGTTGCTGAATTGACGGCACGTTTTTTAAAAATTGGTCAATTTTGA
- the nagZ gene encoding beta-N-acetylhexosaminidase, which yields MRKLCRFLKLLVISALFIVITGCSNEESVKNEELKQENKQKEQNKQALIAIRDAAEKGQLPNQQWEVGETPFRTVQEQLGEADKIERDSNGIYAMYEKQQLKLRLTENNQVYTLRSLDSTVDDITLSQTEEVLGTADELVVEEGKPAFVYELNDEYQLTIIFSTSEKSGIIEEVAVVHKPSVEVQNVLQKMMLDEKLGQLLLIGVQGPQLDSVAKTLIQDKHVGGIILFKRNFESVSQSLDLINDLKQANTNADTPLFISADEEGGRVTRLPKALVKTPSNRKIGHVENGKYAYDVGELIGRKMSAFGLNMDFAPVLDVDSNPNNPVIGDRSYGADVQLVSKAGIQQANGMMSQHVIPVVKHFPGHGDTSVDSHIDLPVIKHNKERLQKVELPPFKRAIDGGVKAVMVGHLIVEAYDPKIPASFSQKIIQDLLRDELQFDGVVITDDLVMGAVGKNYAIGEAAVRSIQAGGDILLVGHNYTPVNEILTALQRAIDEGTLTEKRINESVERILLLKQQYQINDVQKDKVDVEKLNRQTMELIKKIEARN from the coding sequence ATGCGGAAACTATGTAGATTTTTAAAGTTACTCGTTATCAGTGCACTCTTTATCGTCATAACAGGATGTTCCAATGAAGAAAGCGTTAAGAATGAAGAACTTAAGCAAGAAAATAAACAAAAAGAACAGAACAAGCAGGCGCTGATTGCCATCCGCGACGCTGCTGAAAAAGGACAGCTTCCGAATCAACAGTGGGAAGTAGGGGAAACACCCTTTAGAACCGTTCAAGAGCAGTTGGGCGAAGCGGATAAAATTGAACGCGATAGTAATGGGATATATGCGATGTATGAAAAACAACAGCTGAAACTTCGTTTGACTGAGAATAATCAGGTATATACATTACGTTCATTGGATTCAACAGTTGATGACATAACACTTTCTCAAACCGAGGAAGTGTTGGGAACAGCAGATGAACTAGTGGTTGAAGAAGGTAAACCGGCTTTTGTGTATGAACTGAATGACGAATATCAGTTAACCATTATATTTTCCACTTCAGAGAAGAGTGGAATAATCGAAGAAGTTGCTGTTGTTCATAAGCCAAGTGTGGAAGTTCAGAATGTATTGCAGAAGATGATGCTAGATGAAAAACTTGGTCAGTTACTATTGATAGGCGTGCAAGGACCACAGCTGGATTCGGTAGCCAAGACATTGATTCAGGATAAACATGTGGGTGGCATTATTTTATTTAAACGGAATTTCGAATCGGTGTCACAGTCGTTAGATTTGATCAATGATTTGAAACAAGCCAATACAAACGCCGATACGCCATTGTTCATTAGTGCAGATGAGGAAGGTGGACGGGTTACCCGATTACCGAAGGCGCTTGTGAAAACACCTTCCAATCGCAAAATCGGACATGTTGAAAATGGGAAATATGCTTATGATGTCGGTGAGTTAATCGGACGTAAAATGAGTGCGTTTGGCTTGAATATGGATTTTGCACCTGTACTTGATGTTGACAGCAATCCGAATAATCCAGTGATTGGTGATCGCTCGTATGGTGCTGATGTGCAGTTAGTGAGTAAGGCAGGAATTCAGCAAGCGAATGGAATGATGTCGCAACATGTCATTCCTGTCGTGAAGCATTTTCCGGGACACGGTGATACGAGTGTAGACTCACATATTGATTTGCCAGTGATCAAACATAATAAGGAGCGACTGCAGAAAGTAGAATTGCCTCCTTTTAAGCGAGCTATTGATGGTGGAGTAAAAGCAGTAATGGTCGGCCATTTAATTGTAGAAGCCTATGATCCAAAAATACCTGCTTCATTTTCCCAAAAGATCATTCAAGACTTATTGCGTGATGAATTACAGTTTGATGGTGTAGTCATTACCGATGATTTGGTCATGGGGGCCGTTGGTAAGAACTATGCGATTGGAGAAGCAGCAGTTCGATCCATTCAAGCCGGAGGAGACATATTGCTTGTTGGGCATAACTATACGCCAGTAAACGAAATACTAACCGCATTACAAAGAGCAATTGATGAAGGAACACTAACGGAAAAACGAATCAATGAAAGTGTTGAAAGGATATTACTGCTAAAGCAACAATATCAAATAAATGATGTTCAAAAGGACAAAGTAGATGTAGAGAAGTTGAATCGACAAACGATGGAGCTTATAAAAAAGATTGAAGCGAGAAATTAA
- a CDS encoding bile acid:sodium symporter family protein, producing the protein MLSDLNTFLQRWIAILTPLSLVVGVLFHQVGEQLLFIVTWLFAFMTFVGSLGMNVKEVRMVGKHPGVVLMSIAFLHMIMPAWAYFLSTIFFDDHLLTVGFVLAVAIPTGVTSVIWVTISKGNLPLCLSIILIDTLLAPIVLPTIIHIVVGERITIDNMSLILNLLWMIVLPTIVGIALNELSKGNVQKKWGPRLAPFSKLSLFAIVAINGSAVAPYVQKITLELVGIIAMVLFIALTGYASALLLAHLLWRDPVIVTTFMFVGGMRNIATGVVIATTFFPAKVAMPVVFGMLFQQVLASLYNKVGDWYGRRHSRLNEIG; encoded by the coding sequence ATGTTAAGTGATTTGAATACATTTTTACAACGATGGATCGCCATTTTAACACCACTCAGCTTAGTAGTGGGTGTACTGTTTCATCAAGTAGGAGAACAGCTGTTATTTATCGTCACGTGGTTGTTTGCATTCATGACATTCGTGGGTAGTCTAGGTATGAATGTGAAAGAAGTGCGTATGGTAGGCAAGCATCCAGGAGTTGTGTTAATGAGCATCGCATTTTTGCATATGATCATGCCTGCTTGGGCTTACTTTTTATCTACCATCTTTTTTGATGATCATTTACTTACAGTCGGCTTCGTATTGGCAGTTGCTATACCTACAGGTGTTACAAGTGTAATCTGGGTAACCATTTCAAAAGGGAATTTACCATTATGTTTGTCCATTATTTTAATTGATACGCTATTAGCACCCATCGTCTTACCAACGATTATTCACATTGTCGTTGGAGAACGTATCACAATCGATAATATGTCATTGATTTTAAATTTACTATGGATGATTGTATTACCTACGATAGTAGGTATTGCGTTAAATGAATTATCGAAAGGCAACGTCCAAAAAAAATGGGGACCTCGCTTAGCACCGTTTTCTAAATTGAGTCTGTTTGCGATTGTTGCGATTAATGGTAGTGCGGTAGCACCTTATGTACAGAAGATTACGCTAGAACTTGTTGGTATTATTGCTATGGTACTTTTCATTGCGCTAACCGGCTATGCCTCAGCGTTATTGCTGGCACATTTACTTTGGAGGGATCCTGTCATTGTCACGACATTCATGTTTGTTGGCGGAATGCGTAATATCGCAACAGGTGTAGTTATCGCCACGACGTTCTTCCCAGCTAAAGTGGCAATGCCAGTCGTTTTCGGTATGCTATTCCAGCAAGTACTTGCCTCTTTATACAATAAAGTGGGAGACTGGTATGGAAGACGTCATAGTAGGCTAAATGAAATAGGGTAA
- a CDS encoding cupin domain-containing protein: MPNFIFTCWYQPLYVFPCFHTFPLRQLNQADIPPVLTHRNPTDFGPMPFTINIEEATKRNQTFRTVLWTGDHLQLTLMSIAPGEDIGLEIHPHVDQFIRLEEGHGIVQMGRRKDQVDLERHVQDDDSIIIPAGTWHNLTNTGTVPIKLYTIYAPPNHPHGTVHETKAIAEEMESTHTTHSTDMK; the protein is encoded by the coding sequence ATGCCAAATTTCATATTTACATGTTGGTATCAGCCACTATATGTATTTCCTTGTTTCCATACGTTCCCTTTACGGCAATTGAATCAAGCTGATATCCCACCTGTACTAACACACCGTAATCCAACAGATTTTGGTCCTATGCCCTTCACGATTAATATAGAAGAGGCCACAAAAAGAAACCAAACATTCCGCACTGTATTATGGACGGGTGACCATTTGCAACTCACACTCATGAGTATTGCGCCTGGAGAGGATATTGGTTTGGAAATCCATCCCCACGTCGATCAATTTATTCGACTCGAGGAGGGGCATGGAATTGTTCAGATGGGGCGTAGAAAGGATCAAGTAGATTTGGAGAGGCACGTTCAGGATGATGATAGTATTATTATTCCAGCTGGAACTTGGCATAATTTAACGAACACAGGTACTGTACCCATCAAATTATATACTATTTATGCACCGCCAAATCATCCGCACGGTACGGTACATGAAACGAAAGCTATTGCGGAGGAAATGGAGTCCACACATACAACTCACAGTACAGATATGAAATAA
- a CDS encoding D-arabinono-1,4-lactone oxidase: MKKDERKTWKNWAHTSESTPENIFYPTSIEDICKLVKEASKQNKRIRVVGAGHSFTSLVQTSEWLVSLDQLSGIESINEEECYATVLGGTRLFQIGEELGKLGYAQENLGDVNVQSIAGAISTGTHGTGVAFGNISTQVVEVVLVTGAGEILTISEESNPTYFKACLVSLGLLGIIVKVTIKIIPCPIYEYKSRKIEFSQLAQQLEQLIKSNRHFEFYLFPYSDLVQVKTMNIIEQKPQRMALHHFKNLLLENYLFFIFSETCRIYPKSSRFFSRMSAKGVGTSTKRANSYQLFATPRLVRFREMEYCIPLENLKPAMEKVRECIVTKKHEVHFPIECRTVKADDIWISPSYQRDSAYIAFHMYKGMPYEEYFHDMESIMQEFDGRPHWAKMHTRTKEDLLTLYPKLSDFLAVREKLDPERIFINHYLNELFKVEKASHQPI, from the coding sequence ATGAAAAAGGATGAGAGAAAGACATGGAAGAATTGGGCACATACAAGTGAAAGTACTCCTGAGAATATATTTTACCCCACCTCAATTGAAGATATTTGCAAGCTCGTAAAAGAAGCCTCAAAACAAAATAAGAGAATAAGAGTAGTAGGTGCTGGACATTCATTTACAAGTTTAGTTCAGACCAGTGAGTGGCTAGTTTCTCTTGATCAGTTAAGCGGGATCGAGTCCATAAATGAAGAGGAATGTTACGCCACAGTACTTGGTGGGACCCGTTTGTTTCAAATAGGTGAAGAATTAGGTAAGCTAGGGTATGCGCAGGAGAATTTAGGGGATGTGAATGTACAAAGCATAGCAGGGGCTATTTCTACAGGCACTCATGGCACAGGGGTAGCATTTGGAAATATTTCAACCCAAGTAGTAGAGGTTGTATTAGTAACTGGGGCGGGTGAAATTCTAACAATCTCAGAAGAAAGCAACCCTACATATTTTAAGGCGTGTCTTGTATCACTGGGGCTCCTTGGCATTATCGTAAAAGTCACCATAAAAATTATTCCCTGTCCAATCTACGAATACAAGAGTCGGAAAATTGAATTTAGTCAACTGGCACAGCAACTTGAACAACTCATAAAGTCGAACCGCCATTTTGAATTTTATTTGTTTCCATATTCAGATCTTGTTCAAGTGAAGACAATGAATATCATTGAACAAAAACCTCAGAGAATGGCACTTCATCATTTTAAAAATCTATTACTAGAAAACTATTTGTTCTTTATCTTCTCAGAAACATGTAGAATATATCCAAAGAGTAGTCGGTTTTTCAGCAGAATGTCTGCAAAAGGAGTGGGCACCTCGACTAAAAGAGCTAATAGTTATCAATTATTTGCAACGCCAAGATTAGTTCGATTTAGGGAGATGGAATACTGCATACCACTAGAAAATTTAAAGCCTGCCATGGAGAAAGTTCGAGAGTGTATCGTAACAAAAAAGCACGAAGTTCATTTTCCTATCGAATGTAGGACAGTGAAGGCAGATGATATATGGATAAGCCCCTCCTATCAGAGAGACTCTGCCTATATCGCTTTCCATATGTACAAAGGAATGCCCTACGAAGAATACTTTCATGATATGGAATCAATTATGCAAGAATTTGACGGCAGACCCCATTGGGCGAAAATGCATACTCGAACAAAGGAAGATTTGTTAACACTTTATCCTAAGCTATCAGATTTCCTTGCGGTTAGAGAGAAGCTCGATCCTGAGAGGATATTTATAAATCATTATTTGAATGAATTGTTTAAGGTTGAAAAGGCCAGTCACCAGCCAATTTAA
- a CDS encoding amino acid deaminase/aldolase: protein MSNEREVKYMHSNKIPEEISLPALLLDLPAFEENCRQIASYGNGKKIRIATKSIRSVEVIKKILNSSSVFQGVMCYSPEEAVFLVEKGLDDILIAYPCWDKKALSDISILNSKGKNIICMVDAAEHVDHLNHIAKETKGSFYLCIDVDMSTTFFNLHFGVRRSPLKDSTAVLELARKIKQFQNLELIGIMGYEAQIAGVGDKVPSQRLKNSVIEFLKKKSIKEVEERRNKVVHALRQEGFSLPLVNGGGTGSLDSTTKEDVVTEVAVGSGFYSPKLFDYYNGFLYKPALFYALPIVRKPAPNIYTCHGGGYVSSGPPGKDKEPQPVYPVGGKLLDLEGAGEVQTPVHYENATLEIGDAVIFRAAKAGEVCERFQEIVCISDQQIVGRHKTYRGEGVCFI from the coding sequence ATGAGTAATGAAAGAGAGGTGAAGTATATGCATTCAAACAAAATTCCAGAAGAAATTTCACTTCCAGCTTTGCTGTTGGATCTGCCTGCTTTTGAGGAGAACTGTAGACAAATTGCAAGTTATGGTAATGGAAAAAAGATAAGGATCGCTACAAAATCTATTCGTTCTGTAGAGGTTATTAAGAAAATTTTAAATTCCAGTTCTGTGTTCCAAGGGGTAATGTGCTACAGCCCAGAGGAAGCCGTTTTTCTTGTTGAAAAAGGATTGGACGATATTTTAATAGCATATCCTTGCTGGGACAAAAAAGCCTTATCTGATATTTCAATTCTAAACTCTAAAGGGAAAAATATTATTTGTATGGTAGATGCAGCTGAGCATGTTGACCATCTCAATCATATTGCTAAGGAAACAAAGGGGAGTTTTTATCTTTGTATTGATGTTGACATGAGCACAACCTTTTTTAATCTTCATTTTGGTGTAAGAAGATCGCCACTGAAAGATTCTACAGCAGTATTAGAGCTTGCTAGAAAAATTAAACAATTTCAGAACCTAGAGCTCATTGGAATAATGGGCTATGAAGCTCAAATTGCAGGGGTAGGAGATAAAGTCCCTTCTCAACGGTTGAAAAATAGTGTTATAGAATTTTTGAAAAAGAAATCAATTAAGGAAGTAGAAGAGCGAAGAAACAAAGTAGTTCATGCACTAAGACAAGAGGGATTTTCACTGCCATTAGTTAATGGAGGCGGTACTGGAAGTCTCGATTCAACGACTAAAGAAGATGTTGTTACAGAGGTTGCAGTAGGGTCTGGTTTTTATTCACCAAAGCTATTTGATTATTATAATGGCTTTTTATACAAGCCGGCATTGTTTTACGCTTTACCTATTGTTCGGAAACCTGCGCCCAATATATACACCTGTCACGGTGGAGGATATGTATCATCGGGTCCACCCGGTAAGGATAAGGAACCGCAGCCAGTATATCCGGTAGGCGGGAAGTTGCTTGATTTAGAAGGAGCGGGCGAGGTTCAAACACCGGTACATTATGAAAATGCAACTCTGGAAATTGGAGATGCCGTTATTTTTCGCGCTGCAAAAGCGGGAGAAGTTTGTGAACGCTTTCAAGAGATTGTATGTATATCTGACCAACAAATAGTTGGGCGGCATAAAACATATCGGGGAGAGGGAGTATGTTTTATATGA
- the rlmD gene encoding 23S rRNA (uracil(1939)-C(5))-methyltransferase RlmD: MSFAVNKNEKIRVTIEDLTHDGAGVAKVEGYPLFIQGTLPGETVDVHVLKTLKKYGFAKLINIVEPSTSRVTPPCHVFPTCGGCQLQHLSYESQLIQKRKTVRDVMDRIAKLPDVPVHEVKGMDDPWRYRNKSQIPFDTENDRVITGFYKARTHHIVDTDVCLIQTEEADELMTLLKYKLQQLGIETYDEHIHKGMLRHLIVRKARQTGQVMVVLVTRHKKFPQKDAVVELIQQHLPNVTSIMQNVNTANTNVIMGNEMIQLYGTDVIIDRIGETEFEISARSFYQINPVQTEVLYQQALDYANLTGNETVVDAYCGIGTITLFLAKQAKEVYGVEIVPQAIEDAKRNAELNHITNAHFEAGPAEEIIPKWYAQGKEFDVLVVDPPRKGCDEKLLETILAYKPKKIVYVSCNPGTLARDLRILEDGGYRTKEVQPVDMFPHSSHVECCAWLEFSK; this comes from the coding sequence ATGAGCTTTGCAGTAAATAAAAATGAAAAAATTCGAGTGACTATAGAAGATCTAACACATGATGGAGCGGGCGTAGCGAAAGTAGAGGGCTATCCTTTATTCATTCAAGGAACATTACCCGGGGAAACAGTCGATGTACATGTATTGAAGACATTGAAGAAATATGGATTCGCCAAATTAATCAATATTGTGGAACCATCCACTTCCCGTGTGACACCACCTTGTCATGTATTCCCGACATGCGGAGGATGCCAGTTACAGCATTTATCCTACGAGAGCCAGTTGATACAAAAACGCAAAACAGTACGTGATGTAATGGACCGCATTGCTAAGCTGCCAGACGTACCAGTACATGAAGTGAAAGGTATGGATGATCCATGGCGCTACCGTAATAAATCACAAATACCATTTGACACAGAGAATGATCGAGTAATCACAGGCTTTTATAAAGCGCGTACTCATCATATCGTGGATACGGATGTATGCTTGATACAGACGGAAGAAGCCGATGAATTGATGACTTTGCTGAAATATAAACTACAGCAACTTGGTATCGAGACATATGATGAACATATACACAAAGGCATGCTACGTCATCTAATCGTTAGAAAAGCACGCCAGACGGGTCAAGTAATGGTTGTACTTGTAACTCGACATAAAAAATTCCCGCAAAAAGACGCGGTAGTCGAATTAATTCAGCAACATTTACCGAATGTGACATCTATTATGCAAAATGTCAATACAGCGAATACGAACGTCATTATGGGCAATGAAATGATCCAGCTATATGGTACGGATGTCATTATTGATCGGATTGGAGAAACTGAATTTGAGATTTCAGCACGTTCTTTCTACCAAATAAATCCTGTACAAACAGAAGTGTTGTATCAACAGGCACTTGATTATGCGAACTTGACTGGAAATGAAACAGTAGTAGATGCGTATTGTGGGATCGGAACGATTACATTGTTCTTGGCTAAACAAGCAAAGGAAGTATACGGAGTCGAAATAGTGCCACAGGCGATAGAAGATGCAAAGCGTAACGCAGAACTAAACCATATTACTAACGCTCATTTTGAAGCGGGGCCAGCAGAAGAAATCATCCCCAAATGGTACGCGCAAGGTAAAGAGTTTGATGTATTAGTCGTCGATCCGCCACGTAAAGGATGCGATGAAAAATTATTAGAAACTATCTTAGCTTATAAACCGAAGAAGATTGTGTATGTATCTTGTAATCCAGGAACATTGGCGCGGGATTTACGCATTCTAGAAGATGGTGGCTATCGCACGAAGGAAGTCCAACCGGTTGATATGTTCCCGCATAGTAGTCATGTCGAGTGCTGTGCGTGGCTAGAATTTAGTAAATAA
- the cydS gene encoding cytochrome bd oxidase small subunit CydS, translating to MNEFLIFYAPFLVIIAGIVLSFFVVLKDDAVTKNEYKNSKKTDV from the coding sequence ATGAATGAATTTTTGATTTTCTATGCACCTTTTTTAGTCATCATCGCAGGTATCGTACTATCGTTTTTTGTGGTTTTGAAAGACGATGCAGTGACAAAGAATGAGTATAAAAACAGTAAAAAAACAGACGTATGA